A genome region from Bacteroidales bacterium includes the following:
- the aepY gene encoding phosphonopyruvate decarboxylase produces MINPEIFYNYLIKKNIEFFTGVPDSLLKDICAYITDNTSKKNHIIAANEGNAIALAAGYHMATEKVSMVYMQNSGIGNTVNPLLSLVDPAVYNIPVLLMIGWRGEPGKKDEPQHVKQGMVTTALLDAMKIPYLILDQDEKNAQKQIDEAIDKIKETNSAFAIIIRKGTFDKYKIKQEINTDYTLYREEVIKTLLEKLTGEELIVSTTGKTSRELFEARAALNQSHNSDFLTVGSMGHTSQIALGIALSKPKRKIICIDGDGAVLMHMGGMAIIGSQSPQNFLHIVINNGSHESVGGQPTVAFDIDIPTIAKANNYKYAVRVSSNEELEKALIDIDAVPSPALIEVMVKTGSRDDLGRPTIKPVDNKIDFMKNLKSE; encoded by the coding sequence ATGATTAATCCTGAAATTTTTTATAATTATTTAATTAAAAAAAATATTGAATTTTTTACGGGAGTTCCCGATTCATTATTGAAAGATATTTGTGCATATATAACGGATAATACATCAAAGAAAAATCATATTATTGCTGCTAATGAAGGAAATGCAATAGCGCTTGCAGCCGGTTATCATATGGCAACAGAAAAAGTTTCAATGGTTTATATGCAAAATTCAGGGATAGGAAATACAGTAAACCCGCTATTGTCGCTTGTTGACCCTGCTGTTTACAATATTCCGGTTTTGTTAATGATTGGTTGGAGAGGAGAACCCGGAAAAAAAGATGAACCACAACATGTTAAACAAGGAATGGTTACAACGGCTTTGCTTGATGCAATGAAAATTCCGTATTTAATTTTAGACCAAGACGAAAAAAATGCTCAAAAACAAATAGATGAAGCAATAGATAAAATTAAAGAAACAAATTCTGCTTTTGCTATAATAATCAGAAAAGGAACTTTTGATAAATATAAAATCAAACAAGAAATAAATACTGATTATACACTTTACAGGGAAGAAGTTATAAAAACTCTTCTTGAAAAATTAACCGGTGAAGAATTAATTGTTTCTACAACAGGAAAAACATCACGTGAACTTTTTGAAGCCAGAGCAGCACTTAATCAATCGCATAATTCTGATTTTTTAACTGTTGGGTCAATGGGGCATACTTCTCAAATAGCATTAGGTATAGCTTTGAGCAAGCCGAAAAGGAAAATAATTTGTATTGACGGCGATGGTGCAGTTTTAATGCACATGGGAGGAATGGCTATTATAGGATCACAATCTCCTCAAAACTTTTTACATATTGTTATTAATAACGGTTCACATGAATCAGTCGGAGGGCAACCAACTGTTGCTTTTGATATTGATATTCCGACTATTGCAAAAGCAAATAATTACAAATATGCAGTAAGGGTCTCATCAAATGAAGAACTTGAAAAAGCTTTGATTGATATTGATGCTGTTCCTTCTCCTGCATTAATTGAAGTTATGGTTAAAACAGGTTCGAGGGATGATTTAGGGCGTCCCACAATTAAACCGGTGGATAATAAAATTGATTTTATGAAAAATCTAAAATCTGAATGA
- the aepX gene encoding phosphoenolpyruvate mutase, with protein sequence MNKRVYVGMSADLIHPGHLNIIKEASKLGDVIVGVLTDKAIASYKRLPALKYEQRIIIIENIKGVTEVIPQNELDYTVNLRKVKPDYVVHGDDWKEGIQRKVRQQVIDTLAEWGGKLHEVPYTKGISSTQLNQSLKEIGTTPEIRMEKLRRLIDSKPIVKVMEAHNGLTGLIIEKTNIKENGQVKEFDAMWLSSLTDSTAKGKPDIEAVDVTSRLHSLNDILEVTTKPIIYDGDTGGIPEHFIFTVRTLERLGVSAVIIEDKTGLKKNSLFGTDVKQTQDTIEKFSHKIRAGKQSQITDSFMIIARIESLILKQGMDDAVKRAKAYIEAGADGIMIHSKESDGNEIIEFCKLFDKFERRVPLVVVPSSYNHIYEKQLIDVGVNVVIYANQLLRSAYPAMVDVAKTILKNERAAEVNDKCMSIKEILTLIP encoded by the coding sequence ATGAATAAAAGAGTATATGTCGGGATGAGTGCAGACTTGATTCATCCGGGGCATTTAAATATTATTAAAGAAGCAAGCAAATTAGGAGATGTTATTGTCGGAGTGCTTACAGATAAGGCAATTGCTTCGTATAAACGTTTACCTGCTTTGAAATATGAACAACGAATAATAATAATCGAAAATATAAAAGGTGTTACAGAGGTTATTCCTCAAAATGAATTAGACTATACTGTCAATTTACGAAAAGTAAAACCGGATTACGTAGTTCACGGAGACGATTGGAAAGAAGGTATCCAGAGAAAAGTTCGTCAACAAGTTATTGATACACTTGCAGAATGGGGCGGTAAGTTGCACGAAGTACCATATACAAAAGGAATATCATCAACACAATTAAATCAAAGCCTGAAAGAAATCGGAACAACTCCTGAAATCAGGATGGAAAAATTACGTCGTTTAATTGATTCAAAACCTATTGTAAAAGTTATGGAAGCCCATAATGGATTGACCGGGCTTATAATTGAAAAAACTAATATCAAGGAAAACGGACAAGTAAAAGAATTTGATGCCATGTGGCTCAGCAGCCTTACAGATTCTACGGCAAAAGGCAAACCGGACATTGAAGCAGTTGATGTTACATCTCGCTTACATAGTCTTAACGATATTTTAGAAGTAACCACAAAACCAATAATATACGATGGTGATACCGGCGGAATTCCCGAACATTTTATTTTTACTGTAAGAACTTTGGAACGACTCGGAGTTTCTGCTGTAATAATTGAAGACAAAACCGGTTTAAAGAAAAATTCTCTTTTTGGGACAGATGTTAAACAAACTCAAGATACAATTGAAAAGTTTTCACATAAAATCAGGGCAGGTAAACAATCTCAAATTACTGACAGTTTTATGATAATTGCCAGAATCGAAAGCTTGATTCTAAAACAAGGAATGGATGATGCTGTTAAAAGAGCAAAAGCATATATTGAAGCCGGAGCAGACGGTATTATGATTCACAGTAAAGAAAGTGACGGAAATGAGATTATTGAATTCTGTAAATTGTTTGATAAATTTGAACGCCGAGTACCTCTCGTAGTAGTTCCTTCCAGTTATAATCATATTTATGAAAAACAACTTATTGATGTGGGAGTTAATGTTGTAATTTATGCAAATCAATTATTAAGAAGTGCTTATCCTGCAATGGTTGATGTTGCAAAAACAATTTTAAAAAATGAACGTGCTGCAGAAGTAAATGATAAATGTATGTCTATAAAAGAAATTTTAACGCTTATTCCGTAA
- a CDS encoding polyphosphate polymerase domain-containing protein, whose protein sequence is MIQKINISEYSFLNDYRYERKFVLSGLHVSGVEQIVKNHQAYFKEIYQERFINNIYFDTQNLTHYYDNSFGKSQRRKYRIRWYGDLSGNIENPILEIKIKDAFLGTKKSFPLKSFSLNSDNLIQAVKKSILNSNLPENVQEEILALSPTLLNRYKRKYFIDFSKKFRTTIDSEIEYFQISSGNNSFRNKNSDRNSIILELKYNQEDNINASAVSSQFPFRMTKNSKYINGIECFNQVSI, encoded by the coding sequence ATGATTCAGAAAATAAACATCAGCGAATACAGTTTTTTAAATGATTACAGATACGAAAGAAAATTTGTTTTGTCCGGTTTACATGTTTCCGGTGTTGAACAAATTGTGAAAAATCATCAAGCATATTTCAAGGAAATATATCAAGAAAGATTTATCAATAATATTTATTTTGACACTCAAAACCTGACACATTATTACGATAACTCATTTGGAAAATCACAAAGAAGAAAGTACAGAATAAGATGGTACGGGGATTTATCCGGTAATATTGAAAACCCGATTCTTGAAATAAAGATAAAAGATGCATTTTTAGGCACAAAAAAATCTTTTCCGCTAAAATCTTTTTCCTTGAATTCAGATAACTTAATTCAAGCAGTTAAAAAAAGTATTTTGAACTCAAATTTACCGGAAAATGTTCAAGAAGAAATACTTGCATTAAGCCCAACTTTATTAAACAGATATAAAAGAAAATATTTTATTGATTTTTCTAAGAAGTTCAGAACCACAATAGATTCTGAAATAGAATATTTTCAAATTTCAAGCGGTAACAATTCATTTCGGAATAAGAATTCTGACAGAAACAGCATTATTCTTGAGTTAAAATATAATCAAGAAGATAATATAAATGCATCTGCTGTCAGTTCTCAATTTCCTTTTCGGATGACAAAAAATTCAAAATATATTAACGGTATTGAGTGTTTTAATCAGGTAAGTATTTAG
- a CDS encoding DUF4956 domain-containing protein, whose translation MNKWELFQKFLITENSQIDIKSLVINSLILIVLAVILEFTYYKCANSLSNKKIFAKNFLLTAFTTMVIISIVKTSLALSLGLVGALSIVRFRAAIKEPEELSYLFFTIAIGLGMGANQVVVTVISSFILFALVWGRFFISKTKNDYQNLFLTINQSPKSVEFDEISAIVNKYFKKNKLKRFDEGKDSIETSFYIDIKKTSQLQDFKKELQNLSDSINIAFLDNHV comes from the coding sequence ATGAACAAATGGGAATTATTTCAAAAATTTTTAATTACAGAAAATTCGCAAATAGATATTAAAAGCCTGGTAATTAATTCGTTAATTTTAATTGTTTTGGCTGTAATTCTTGAATTTACTTATTATAAATGTGCAAATTCATTGTCAAATAAAAAAATATTTGCTAAAAATTTTTTATTAACAGCATTTACAACAATGGTAATAATTTCTATTGTTAAAACATCTTTGGCATTATCATTGGGTTTGGTCGGAGCATTATCAATTGTACGTTTCAGAGCGGCAATAAAAGAGCCTGAAGAATTATCTTATTTGTTTTTTACAATTGCCATTGGTCTCGGAATGGGCGCTAATCAAGTTGTTGTTACGGTTATTTCATCATTTATTTTATTTGCTTTGGTTTGGGGACGTTTTTTTATTTCAAAAACTAAAAATGATTATCAAAATTTATTCTTGACGATAAATCAAAGTCCGAAATCAGTTGAATTTGATGAAATTTCTGCTATTGTGAACAAATATTTTAAGAAAAATAAATTGAAACGATTTGATGAAGGTAAAGATTCTATAGAAACTTCATTTTATATTGATATAAAAAAAACAAGTCAACTTCAAGACTTTAAAAAAGAACTTCAAAATTTAAGTGATTCAATTAATATTGCATTTCTTGACAATCATGTGTAA
- a CDS encoding metallophosphoesterase, translating into MNQNPKLLVLTIFLFIIFLNTGCKKKNIKEENTTYSFFVAGHTYGTPGSTDLGLYKDFKEKFPYILSFSNMQLGVLTGDIVKAPSIESWDAVDEDIEDLGLYTFFAVGNHDMYDRNLFESRYGPTYYDTIINTDLFIILDPNIDRWNISGEQLSFLEQSVNSNSTAVDNIFVFFHQLLWIENPKYKNVKPNSLEGKADTINFWSEVEPIFNNLNNSVFMFAGDVGAAYWSDDFMYDCYDNITFIASGMGEGIGDNFIIVSVDEYKNVTNKLIALQGDINSLGNIEDYVLP; encoded by the coding sequence ATGAATCAAAATCCAAAATTATTAGTTTTAACAATTTTTTTATTTATTATATTCCTTAATACGGGATGTAAAAAAAAAAATATCAAAGAAGAAAATACAACATATTCTTTTTTTGTTGCCGGACACACATACGGAACTCCCGGATCAACTGATTTGGGATTATACAAAGATTTTAAAGAAAAATTTCCGTATATATTATCATTTTCAAATATGCAACTAGGTGTCCTGACAGGAGATATTGTAAAAGCCCCGTCAATAGAAAGCTGGGATGCTGTTGATGAAGATATTGAAGATCTAGGATTATATACATTTTTTGCTGTCGGCAATCATGACATGTATGATCGTAATCTTTTTGAAAGCAGATACGGACCAACATATTATGATACAATTATTAATACTGATTTATTTATTATTCTTGATCCGAATATTGACCGATGGAATATTTCAGGTGAACAACTATCTTTCTTGGAACAATCAGTTAATTCTAATTCAACAGCAGTTGATAATATTTTTGTTTTTTTTCATCAACTGTTATGGATTGAAAATCCTAAATATAAAAATGTTAAACCTAATTCATTAGAAGGAAAGGCAGATACAATTAATTTTTGGAGTGAAGTTGAACCAATTTTTAATAATTTAAACAACTCGGTTTTTATGTTTGCCGGTGATGTTGGTGCAGCTTATTGGAGCGATGACTTTATGTATGACTGCTATGATAATATTACGTTTATTGCTTCCGGAATGGGAGAAGGAATAGGCGATAACTTTATTATTGTGTCTGTTGATGAATACAAAAATGTTACTAATAAACTGATAGCATTACAAGGAGATATAAATAGCTTAGGTAATATTGAAGATTATGTTTTACCTTAA